TCGGTAATATCTGTAAATTCAGAAATCGTAAGGCGCACATCTACGTGCGGTCGGCAGCATCAGTCCTTGGCTTTGCCACCGGGAATGAAGCGCGCGACCTTGCCGCCGAGCTTCATCAGCGTGACCAGCGTCGGCTTTGGCAGCACGCGCACCTGTTCATACCAGGTGCCGAGCGTGCCGATGAACTCATGCATCCGGACGACGCGCTCTCTGATTTGGGCGGGGGCGGTCGTATCGCCCTTGAGCCGTTCGGCGAGGTCGCCGAGCAGCGCGATGGTGGGGTCGATCTCGCGCTTCTTGCGCTCCTGCACGATCCGCATCAGCATCTCCCACAAATCGGTCTCGGCGACGAAATGGTCACGCCGGTCGCCCTCGACATGGACTCGGCGGACGATGCCGTAGCCCTGCAACTCTTTGAGCGCAGTCGAGACGTTGGACCGGGCGAGACCGAGCGACTCGACGATCGCCTCGGCGTCGATCGGACGGTCGGAGAGATAGAGAAGCGCATGCACTTGCGCGACCGAGCGGCTGACGCCCCACTGCGTGCCCATTTCGCCCCAGTGCAGGATGAAGGCCTTGGCGTCAGGATGATCGGTCAGCATGGCATGTCCGTAATTTCTGTAAATTCAGAAATAACAGGTGCTATCGGCGAGGGCAAGGACAACTTCGTCATGCCAGAGCGAGCTGGCATCTTCTGCGGGTTCGAGGTGCGCACCGCAATGGCGGGAGAATACAGCGTGCGCGGGATTTTCGCGTAAGCCTCGATAGCTTTATCGTGTTTCCCGCGAAAGCGGGAATCCAGGGCCAAGCAAAACCACGCTTTACGGCTCTTGGGACTCTGGACTCCCGCGTGCGCGGGAGAACAAGGCAGGGCCGACGCAAAGATCCCGATTACGCTGGGTGACGGGTTAGCCGACCTG
This genomic stretch from Sphingomonas panacis harbors:
- a CDS encoding GbsR/MarR family transcriptional regulator, which produces MLTDHPDAKAFILHWGEMGTQWGVSRSVAQVHALLYLSDRPIDAEAIVESLGLARSNVSTALKELQGYGIVRRVHVEGDRRDHFVAETDLWEMLMRIVQERKKREIDPTIALLGDLAERLKGDTTAPAQIRERVVRMHEFIGTLGTWYEQVRVLPKPTLVTLMKLGGKVARFIPGGKAKD